A single region of the Prochlorococcus marinus str. MIT 0917 genome encodes:
- the cobA gene encoding uroporphyrinogen-III C-methyltransferase, translated as MSKKEFGTVYLVGAGPGDPDLLTVKAQRLISQCDALVYDSLVPVELVNLVSSTCQLHSVGKRRGHHSVPQRKTNDILFDLAKTYSSIVRLKGGDPFLFGRGAEEASYLHKKGVPVQVVPGVTSGIAAPAYVGIPITHRLAGSSVTFVTGHEGIDKKRPSVNWRSLAKSSDGLVIYMGVHNLKFISTELIAGGMNPSTPAAVIQQGTVVGQRFIKSQLVNLFDRVETENLVSPSIVVIGSVVDFQIEACSPPPAEVTFPIPI; from the coding sequence ATGAGTAAAAAGGAATTTGGTACTGTTTATCTTGTGGGAGCAGGTCCTGGTGACCCTGATTTGTTAACAGTTAAAGCACAAAGATTAATTAGCCAATGTGATGCTCTTGTATACGATTCTTTAGTTCCAGTTGAGTTGGTCAACTTAGTATCGTCTACTTGTCAACTCCATTCAGTCGGGAAGAGACGTGGACATCATTCAGTTCCTCAGAGGAAAACGAATGATATTTTGTTTGATTTGGCAAAGACTTATTCTTCTATAGTCCGATTAAAAGGTGGTGATCCATTCTTGTTCGGTAGAGGAGCGGAAGAGGCATCCTATCTTCATAAAAAAGGTGTCCCGGTCCAGGTTGTACCCGGAGTCACCTCTGGTATTGCTGCCCCAGCTTATGTAGGTATACCTATTACTCATAGGCTTGCTGGATCTTCAGTGACTTTTGTGACTGGACACGAAGGGATTGATAAAAAGCGTCCATCAGTCAATTGGCGCTCTCTGGCAAAATCTAGTGACGGATTAGTCATATACATGGGTGTTCATAATTTAAAGTTCATCTCTACTGAATTAATTGCTGGGGGGATGAATCCATCTACCCCTGCAGCAGTGATTCAGCAGGGAACTGTTGTTGGACAACGTTTTATTAAGTCTCAATTAGTGAATCTTTTTGATCGAGTAGAAACTGAAAATTTAGTCTCTCCCTCTATCGTTGTAATAGGTTCTGTTGTTGATTTTCAAATAGAGGCTTGTTCTCCTCCACCAGCTGAAGTGACATTTCCAATTCCTATCTAG
- a CDS encoding CbiX/SirB N-terminal domain-containing protein — translation MNKSSNNLLFLKNSEFFEGIQKKKNKVFSKRDIRLIIHGSKNGFVHPIMDIIINQVQKRRGKLVELEVLTENSYQTSSSKFIWLVPLFLLPGNHVRIDVPLIRNRLKNELINSKLTPYIGSWKNWINILVEMIKVEKKSVTPVFLHHPLRSKVASDHMLFLGNRLGIQTASWTEWDKFLEKPSMNYSPIPYTLLPTEKTKSLNRKDSISSLLEIKSFRNGLINLLSELP, via the coding sequence ATGAACAAATCTTCTAATAATTTATTATTTTTAAAAAATTCTGAATTTTTTGAAGGCATACAAAAGAAAAAGAATAAAGTATTTTCTAAAAGAGATATTAGATTAATAATCCATGGTTCAAAAAATGGTTTTGTTCATCCTATTATGGATATTATCATCAATCAAGTGCAAAAAAGAAGAGGTAAATTAGTAGAATTAGAAGTCTTGACTGAAAATTCTTATCAAACTTCTTCTTCAAAGTTTATTTGGCTCGTACCCTTATTCTTATTACCAGGTAATCATGTCAGGATAGATGTTCCTTTGATAAGAAATAGATTGAAAAATGAACTTATCAATTCTAAATTAACTCCTTATATTGGATCGTGGAAGAATTGGATTAATATTCTTGTTGAAATGATAAAAGTCGAGAAAAAATCAGTGACACCAGTTTTTTTGCATCATCCTCTGCGATCAAAGGTTGCATCTGATCATATGCTATTCTTAGGCAATAGGCTAGGAATACAAACTGCATCTTGGACAGAATGGGATAAATTTTTAGAGAAGCCCAGTATGAATTATTCTCCAATACCTTACACATTATTGCCTACAGAAAAAACAAAATCTTTAAATAGAAAAGATTCTATTTCTTCTTTACTTGAAATCAAATCTTTTAGAAATGGTTTAATTAATTTATTAAGTGAGCTGCCATAA
- a CDS encoding ferredoxin--nitrite reductase gives MSSNQVMKSYLQEKKLNKIEQNKANKDGLLIGKEIENFAKIGWEEMDKTDLELRLKWYGMFWRPKTPGKFMLRLRVPNGVINAHQLKIVSSIVARYGDSGSCDVTTRQSLQLRGILISDLPEILRRLNKAGIYSIQSGFDNPRNITGNPIAGIDPEEIIDTRDYVKQLNDYLTNNGKGNEDFSNLPRKWNTAIAGSKDNFLLHNDLVFLPVKVNNILGFSVWVGGILSSVLNDYAIPLNVWIEDNKICEFTNAVLSLWRDHGERSARPKGRFRLYLNKIGIENFRDLVEERFGKLKTDPGSDFCKIPRSFLGINQQKQKDIFFAGLHIPVGRLSSEDLQDIALLSENYGSGDIRLTEDQNIIITNIPKDKLEEFKKENLLDKFPLNPGHLSAGTVSCTGNTYCNFALTNTKDTALEVSQLLDQELDLDDEIKIHWTGCPNSCGQAYMGAIGLTGKKGRDSEGKIVDAYDICIGGEQGPSNKIGKIHLKKVPKYEIKNTLKQILIENFSAKKKVD, from the coding sequence ATGAGTAGCAACCAAGTTATGAAATCTTATTTACAAGAGAAAAAATTAAATAAAATTGAACAAAATAAAGCAAATAAAGATGGATTATTAATTGGTAAAGAAATTGAAAATTTCGCAAAAATAGGCTGGGAAGAGATGGATAAAACTGACCTAGAGCTAAGGCTTAAATGGTATGGGATGTTTTGGAGACCAAAAACACCAGGTAAATTCATGCTTAGGCTGAGAGTCCCAAATGGTGTTATAAATGCACATCAATTAAAAATTGTTTCCTCAATTGTTGCAAGATACGGAGACAGTGGAAGCTGTGATGTAACAACAAGACAAAGTCTTCAACTTAGGGGGATTTTAATAAGTGATTTACCTGAAATTCTTAGACGATTAAATAAAGCTGGAATCTATAGTATTCAATCTGGTTTCGATAATCCGAGAAATATAACTGGGAACCCAATAGCGGGTATTGATCCTGAAGAAATTATTGACACTAGAGATTATGTAAAACAATTAAATGATTATCTTACAAATAATGGTAAAGGAAATGAAGATTTTTCAAATTTACCTAGGAAATGGAATACTGCAATCGCAGGTTCAAAAGATAATTTTCTTTTACATAACGATTTAGTCTTTTTACCTGTAAAAGTGAATAATATTTTAGGCTTTAGTGTTTGGGTGGGTGGAATACTTTCATCAGTATTAAACGACTATGCCATTCCACTAAACGTTTGGATTGAGGATAACAAAATTTGTGAGTTTACAAATGCTGTTTTAAGTCTCTGGAGAGATCATGGAGAACGCTCTGCTCGACCTAAAGGAAGATTTAGATTGTATTTGAACAAAATTGGAATTGAAAACTTTAGAGATTTAGTTGAAGAACGGTTCGGAAAACTTAAGACTGATCCTGGTAGTGACTTTTGCAAAATCCCTAGGTCCTTTCTTGGTATTAACCAGCAAAAACAAAAAGATATATTTTTTGCTGGATTACACATCCCTGTAGGAAGATTAAGCTCAGAGGATCTTCAAGACATTGCCTTGCTGAGTGAAAATTATGGATCAGGGGATATACGCCTAACAGAAGATCAGAATATAATAATTACGAATATTCCTAAGGACAAATTAGAAGAGTTCAAAAAAGAAAACCTATTAGATAAATTCCCTTTGAATCCTGGACATTTATCAGCAGGAACTGTTTCATGCACTGGTAATACCTATTGTAATTTTGCTCTAACAAATACCAAAGATACTGCATTAGAAGTTTCTCAACTACTCGATCAGGAACTGGATCTAGATGATGAAATCAAAATTCATTGGACTGGATGTCCAAATAGTTGTGGTCAAGCATATATGGGTGCAATTGGGTTGACAGGCAAAAAAGGAAGAGATTCTGAGGGGAAAATAGTTGATGCTTATGATATTTGTATTGGAGGTGAACAAGGACCATCAAATAAAATTGGCAAAATTCATCTTAAAAAAGTTCCTAAATATGAAATAAAAAATACTCTGAAACAGATACTTATTGAAAATTTTTCAGCGAAGAAAAAAGTTGATTAA
- a CDS encoding HEAT repeat domain-containing protein yields MATLSEKEIRDRFNQKNIPKDPLWIEQAYSKSLPYEIRHLLCERLGFLAEKGWTSIKSLIKKHGGQPELIYAVGICHQIEARDFLLNQLDEQKDLDINILKALACWGAVVNNSQLELILKSKSQAIRIAGLELLSFKSHLLHETELLELVNEPLKDFRDEVVIKGIKILQRRNEDAVIDRLKQLALNGSYPIAEQALIALGSIGTKYSSRQISELITQLDIKELQQKAKKQLSVQDIFLDRINN; encoded by the coding sequence ATGGCTACTTTAAGTGAGAAAGAAATTCGGGATAGATTTAATCAAAAAAATATACCTAAAGATCCATTATGGATTGAACAAGCTTATTCGAAATCTCTCCCTTATGAGATAAGACATTTATTGTGCGAACGTCTAGGTTTTTTAGCTGAGAAAGGTTGGACATCAATCAAATCATTAATAAAAAAACATGGTGGACAACCTGAATTGATCTATGCAGTTGGTATCTGCCATCAAATTGAGGCAAGAGATTTCTTACTTAATCAACTTGATGAACAAAAAGATCTAGATATAAATATATTAAAAGCACTTGCTTGCTGGGGAGCTGTAGTAAATAACAGCCAATTAGAATTAATTTTGAAGAGTAAATCCCAAGCGATTAGAATAGCTGGGTTAGAACTCCTAAGTTTTAAATCTCATTTACTGCATGAAACTGAGCTTTTAGAATTAGTTAATGAACCACTAAAAGACTTTAGAGATGAAGTAGTCATTAAAGGAATCAAAATTCTTCAAAGGCGTAATGAAGATGCTGTTATCGATCGTCTTAAACAACTCGCTTTAAATGGTAGCTATCCCATTGCAGAACAAGCATTAATAGCACTAGGTTCAATCGGCACAAAATATAGTTCACGCCAAATTTCAGAGCTTATTACTCAACTAGATATCAAGGAATTACAACAAAAAGCCAAAAAGCAACTATCTGTTCAAGATATATTTCTGGATCGAATAAATAATTAA
- a CDS encoding sulfite exporter TauE/SafE family protein, which translates to MLYFIGIALIAFLYSIVGHAGASGYIACMVIFDKPVSLIKPIALILNLAASTLNSIRFCGDGHLKKYSLVNFLIPILLVSIPSTIVGGNLNITDTLLRYFLSLILFLSGIRFLITSLLIKNNTINDYKLPSKIVVFFTGSILGLLSGITGTGGGIFLTPLSILLKWMPLKTTAAASSVFIFFNSLVGIITWQTINNSSKIHFTSNIFLHLIIVLFFAFCGSSLGSRTFDDNFIKKIISFILFLASFKLAFA; encoded by the coding sequence GTGCTTTATTTCATTGGGATAGCATTAATTGCTTTTCTTTATTCGATTGTTGGTCATGCTGGTGCATCAGGTTATATAGCCTGTATGGTTATATTTGATAAGCCAGTTTCACTTATCAAGCCAATAGCTTTAATTTTGAATCTGGCAGCATCAACATTAAATTCAATAAGATTTTGTGGTGATGGTCATTTAAAAAAATATTCATTAGTTAATTTTTTAATACCAATTCTATTAGTTTCAATTCCCTCTACAATTGTTGGAGGCAACTTGAATATCACTGATACCTTACTTAGATATTTTTTATCTCTTATACTGTTTCTTTCCGGAATTAGATTTTTAATTACATCGTTACTAATAAAAAATAATACTATAAATGATTATAAGCTGCCCTCAAAAATTGTTGTTTTTTTTACTGGTTCAATACTTGGCTTACTATCTGGAATTACTGGGACAGGAGGTGGTATATTTTTAACTCCTCTATCTATTTTACTTAAGTGGATGCCACTTAAAACTACAGCTGCAGCTTCATCAGTTTTTATTTTTTTTAATTCTTTAGTTGGAATAATTACATGGCAAACAATAAATAATTCTTCAAAAATTCATTTCACATCTAATATTTTTCTTCATTTAATAATTGTATTATTTTTTGCTTTTTGTGGAAGTTCTCTTGGTAGCAGAACATTTGATGATAATTTTATAAAAAAAATTATTTCTTTCATCTTATTTTTAGCAAGTTTTAAATTAGCGTTTGCATGA
- the moaB gene encoding molybdenum cofactor biosynthesis protein B — MVSIALLTVSDTRDIKNDDSGQFLVDSLKIDKHNISNRIICKDNVYIIRKYISDWIADDDIDVIITTGGTGLTFTDVTPEAIKPLLDKEIEGFAEIFRYTSFKKIGTSTLQSRCIAGVANGTFIFSLPGSLDAVNTAWNQIIKYQLNSDTKPCNLINLINRLKK; from the coding sequence GTGGTTTCTATTGCATTGTTAACTGTATCTGATACTCGAGACATAAAAAATGATGATAGTGGTCAATTTTTAGTTGATTCACTAAAAATAGATAAACATAATATAAGTAATAGAATAATATGCAAGGATAATGTTTATATTATTAGAAAGTATATAAGTGATTGGATAGCTGATGATGATATTGATGTTATTATCACTACTGGAGGAACAGGGCTTACTTTTACTGATGTTACGCCGGAGGCAATAAAACCCTTATTAGATAAAGAAATAGAAGGTTTTGCGGAAATCTTTAGATATACATCATTTAAGAAAATTGGCACGAGCACCTTGCAAAGTAGATGTATTGCAGGTGTGGCAAATGGAACTTTTATCTTTAGTTTGCCAGGATCTTTAGATGCAGTAAATACTGCATGGAATCAAATAATAAAATATCAACTAAACAGTGATACTAAACCATGTAATTTGATAAATTTAATTAATAGATTAAAAAAATAG
- a CDS encoding MoaD/ThiS family protein produces MKNNASQIKVLLFAELSEKYGWDEQYLSLDLIEDKKAKSILKHININVDHQSIIVAINKEISSLEATVKDNDEVAFMPIFTGG; encoded by the coding sequence ATGAAAAATAATGCTAGCCAAATCAAAGTATTATTGTTTGCTGAATTAAGTGAAAAATATGGATGGGATGAACAATATCTTTCTTTAGACCTAATAGAAGATAAAAAAGCAAAATCTATACTAAAACATATTAATATCAATGTAGATCACCAATCAATAATTGTGGCTATTAATAAAGAAATTTCTAGTCTAGAAGCAACTGTTAAAGATAATGATGAGGTAGCATTCATGCCGATTTTTACAGGTGGATAA
- a CDS encoding molybdenum cofactor biosynthesis protein MoaE: protein MDKIKYKFKIATDPFDPYREIEKWEINNQMAAMSIFIGRVREIDQFGSQLKKLEIHHYSGLTEKLIEKHLSEITKKIESFSALVIHRVGFIDPLEPIVLIAVRADKRGIANQYCSEILEVTKFKVPFWKKEWTDKGSSWVKNNTALST, encoded by the coding sequence GTGGATAAAATTAAGTACAAATTCAAAATAGCAACTGATCCTTTTGATCCATATCGAGAAATTGAAAAATGGGAAATTAATAATCAAATGGCTGCAATGTCAATTTTTATTGGACGAGTTAGAGAGATAGATCAATTTGGAAGTCAATTAAAAAAATTAGAAATCCATCACTACAGTGGTTTAACTGAAAAGTTAATCGAAAAGCACTTATCAGAAATTACTAAAAAAATCGAATCTTTTTCTGCGTTAGTTATCCATCGAGTAGGCTTCATTGATCCACTAGAGCCAATAGTGCTCATAGCAGTTCGTGCTGATAAAAGAGGAATAGCTAATCAATACTGCTCTGAAATTTTAGAGGTAACAAAATTCAAAGTACCTTTCTGGAAAAAGGAATGGACTGACAAAGGTTCTTCCTGGGTCAAAAATAATACTGCACTTTCAACCTAA
- a CDS encoding molybdopterin molybdotransferase MoeA: protein MTQEPFLREGLKVEEARKEVLKEIKNVLDNFTIPFESIPLEDSLEKISSTDIFVKQNIPGFRASIMDGFAVSHSAKPQKGQYWKVVGDSSAGKPYTKNLSEGEAIAISTGSLVPDECSWVIPLEQIKTEMIKDSSFEKIHLIDDLTDSNWIRPVNDQLSEGDIVLAKGQKITPSIIGLLASCGKSYISVFKSFKIGLLISGDELIKPGIDKSTGLIWESNSFLIKSIIKNLGYDINEISIQADDKFKLKNSLIELAKNNQIVISIGGISVGKKDYIKNIINEIGEIKFWKLFLKPGRPFAFGFIGQDIPFFGLPGNPVSAVVICLQILWPVFQVFSGVKNIETPLRFKIRINSDLKRRKGRPELIRSKLKVDQQGELYADIPPAQSSSQISSLIDSDLLIEIPPDKDLLKKGTYLWAQLFRKTIL from the coding sequence ATGACTCAAGAGCCTTTTTTAAGGGAGGGATTAAAAGTAGAAGAAGCTAGAAAAGAAGTTTTAAAGGAAATCAAGAACGTTTTAGATAATTTTACTATTCCTTTCGAAAGTATTCCTTTAGAAGATTCCTTAGAAAAAATTTCTTCAACAGATATTTTTGTAAAACAGAATATTCCCGGCTTTAGAGCCTCCATAATGGATGGTTTCGCGGTTAGTCATTCTGCCAAACCTCAGAAAGGACAATATTGGAAAGTTGTTGGAGATTCATCCGCTGGGAAACCTTACACTAAAAATCTTTCTGAAGGTGAAGCCATTGCTATAAGCACTGGTTCATTAGTTCCTGATGAATGCTCTTGGGTTATTCCTTTAGAACAGATAAAGACAGAAATGATAAAAGATAGCTCTTTTGAGAAAATACATCTCATAGACGACTTAACGGATAGTAATTGGATTAGACCTGTTAATGATCAATTATCGGAAGGAGATATCGTATTAGCGAAGGGTCAAAAAATTACTCCTAGTATTATTGGATTACTTGCTAGTTGTGGAAAAAGTTATATTAGTGTGTTTAAATCTTTCAAAATAGGATTACTTATTTCAGGCGATGAATTAATCAAACCTGGTATAGATAAATCAACTGGATTAATCTGGGAAAGTAATAGTTTTTTAATTAAAAGTATTATAAAAAATCTTGGATATGATATCAATGAAATATCAATTCAAGCAGATGATAAATTCAAATTAAAGAATTCTCTTATTGAACTTGCAAAAAATAATCAAATTGTAATTTCCATAGGTGGAATTTCCGTTGGGAAAAAAGACTATATTAAAAATATTATTAATGAAATTGGAGAAATAAAGTTCTGGAAGCTTTTTTTAAAGCCTGGTAGACCCTTTGCCTTTGGTTTTATTGGTCAAGATATTCCATTTTTTGGTTTACCTGGTAATCCTGTGTCTGCAGTAGTAATTTGTTTGCAAATTTTGTGGCCCGTATTTCAAGTTTTTAGTGGAGTGAAGAATATAGAAACACCCTTGAGATTTAAGATCAGAATTAACTCTGATCTTAAAAGAAGAAAAGGTAGACCTGAATTGATTAGATCTAAACTTAAAGTAGATCAGCAAGGTGAATTATACGCGGATATTCCTCCTGCACAATCATCCTCACAAATTTCTTCTTTAATTGATTCTGATCTGTTAATTGAGATCCCACCCGATAAGGATTTACTTAAGAAAGGAACATATCTTTGGGCACAGCTTTTCAGAAAAACAATTTTATAG
- the moaC gene encoding cyclic pyranopterin monophosphate synthase MoaC — protein MDSNLTHLNEKGDMFIVDISEKISTPREALAEGYIDLSVEAFDNVKDGNIKKGDLFAAARFAAINASKKTSELIPLCHLLSLSNIRIDIDLCNKKRAIKITALCKTNAQTGVEMEALTAVSIGLLTIYDMLKAIDPFLTINSIRLLEKKGGKKGILRRETN, from the coding sequence ATGGATTCAAACCTAACTCATTTAAATGAGAAGGGCGATATGTTTATAGTTGATATTTCTGAGAAAATAAGCACTCCGAGAGAAGCTCTCGCTGAAGGATATATTGATTTAAGTGTGGAAGCATTTGATAATGTTAAAGACGGCAATATAAAAAAAGGAGATTTATTTGCTGCTGCAAGATTTGCTGCAATTAATGCATCTAAAAAAACTTCGGAATTAATCCCACTTTGTCACTTATTAAGTTTAAGTAATATCAGGATTGATATAGATCTATGTAATAAAAAAAGAGCGATAAAAATCACTGCATTATGTAAAACGAATGCTCAAACTGGTGTAGAGATGGAAGCACTTACTGCGGTTTCTATAGGATTACTAACTATTTACGATATGCTTAAAGCTATCGATCCTTTTTTAACAATAAATTCAATTCGACTTTTAGAAAAAAAAGGAGGCAAAAAAGGTATCCTGAGGAGAGAAACTAATTAA
- a CDS encoding nitrate reductase associated protein has protein sequence MEQSSHCFEFEDEFISDLRCIPLCVRRKLDLIGLKLKLQHWQELNHDDKRKIVYWSDSIDDLDGLKSYLISKTRRSRIGQAKEILISKDEPWLLSGTVPKFIDVEANKYTFQISQKIWSNLSELERFALCKLARPGHEHRNLIKAFKEILINNDS, from the coding sequence TTGGAACAATCAAGCCACTGTTTTGAATTTGAAGATGAATTTATTAGTGATCTAAGATGTATACCTTTATGCGTTCGTAGGAAACTTGATCTTATCGGTTTAAAACTAAAACTTCAACATTGGCAGGAGTTAAATCACGATGATAAAAGAAAAATAGTTTATTGGTCAGATTCGATTGACGACTTAGATGGATTGAAATCCTATTTGATTAGTAAAACTAGGCGTAGTCGTATAGGTCAAGCAAAAGAAATTTTAATTTCAAAAGATGAGCCATGGTTGTTATCGGGTACAGTCCCAAAATTTATTGATGTTGAAGCAAACAAATATACATTTCAGATATCTCAGAAAATATGGTCTAATTTGAGCGAACTTGAAAGGTTCGCTCTATGTAAACTTGCAAGACCTGGACATGAACACCGAAATCTTATTAAAGCTTTTAAAGAAATATTAATCAATAATGATTCTTAG
- a CDS encoding molybdenum cofactor guanylyltransferase yields the protein MLSGGQSTRMGKDKALLKHHEGDSWLSHKLNILKKLDLETILLTNHQSHINEISEFHKVNILFDKKPFHGPLNCMEFLYSKFLGKYNYILLMPVDMPFINSNHIEAFIKCWKKNRDIALIAHSNKMAQPLLGIYPLNQNNLNKLNERLQLGKINFQGWTKSIPFHYYFAKDKEFLNVNSLQELKSLNYY from the coding sequence ATTCTCTCTGGGGGGCAAAGTACCAGAATGGGTAAAGATAAGGCACTATTAAAACATCATGAAGGCGATAGCTGGTTATCACATAAATTAAATATCCTGAAAAAACTGGACTTAGAAACTATCCTCTTAACTAATCATCAATCTCATATAAATGAAATTAGTGAATTTCATAAAGTAAATATATTATTTGATAAAAAACCTTTCCATGGACCACTAAATTGTATGGAGTTTTTATATTCAAAATTTTTAGGAAAATATAACTATATACTCTTAATGCCAGTAGATATGCCTTTCATTAATAGCAATCATATTGAAGCTTTTATCAAGTGTTGGAAAAAAAATAGAGATATAGCACTTATCGCACATAGTAATAAAATGGCTCAACCACTACTTGGCATTTATCCTCTAAATCAAAATAACTTAAATAAGTTAAATGAAAGACTTCAATTAGGTAAAATAAATTTTCAGGGATGGACAAAATCAATTCCTTTTCATTATTATTTTGCCAAAGACAAAGAATTCTTAAATGTCAACTCATTACAAGAACTAAAATCACTAAATTATTATTAA
- the moaA gene encoding GTP 3',8-cyclase MoaA codes for MIKDIHDRELKVLRLSLTNTCNFSCPYCMPENNSCLTTLTNKQFLSIIKVACKLGVNSLRLTGGEPLISSQLNKLMEAINTLKKTRNHPINNLKDIAITTNGSLLTKDRCKNLFDYGLNRITVSLDALDPKIFSIMTGDNNMISAKNKLNHVLQGIDNAIQAGFDPLEGRLKINCVIKKNINDNQILNLVHFAKAKSIEIRFIEYMDVGNKNNWQANEVLKSHELISIIKEHFKINEAGRLIGNTAHKWYMKDSNSYISTISSISNPFCSDCNRLRITSDGFAHTCLFSNNGSDLKKWLNPSINEKGLEEFLETIWLIRDDKYSENRFDQSENSKLQKPHPSMSYLGG; via the coding sequence ATGATTAAAGATATTCATGATAGAGAGTTAAAAGTTTTAAGGCTTTCATTAACTAATACATGTAATTTTTCATGTCCATATTGTATGCCAGAAAATAATAGCTGTTTGACTACATTAACTAATAAGCAATTTCTATCAATAATTAAGGTTGCTTGCAAATTAGGAGTAAACTCACTCAGATTAACTGGTGGAGAGCCATTAATAAGCAGCCAGTTGAATAAGCTGATGGAAGCAATTAATACATTAAAGAAAACAAGAAATCATCCTATAAATAATTTAAAAGACATTGCTATAACTACAAATGGATCATTATTAACAAAAGATAGATGTAAAAATTTATTTGATTATGGACTCAACAGAATCACAGTTAGTCTAGATGCTCTAGATCCAAAAATATTTTCAATAATGACAGGAGATAATAATATGATTTCAGCTAAAAATAAGCTAAATCATGTTCTCCAAGGCATTGATAATGCCATCCAAGCTGGCTTTGATCCATTAGAGGGTCGGCTAAAAATAAATTGTGTCATAAAAAAGAACATAAATGATAATCAGATCTTAAATCTTGTTCACTTTGCTAAAGCTAAATCTATTGAAATTAGATTCATAGAATATATGGATGTAGGAAATAAGAATAATTGGCAAGCTAATGAAGTTCTAAAATCTCACGAATTGATCAGTATAATAAAAGAGCATTTTAAAATCAATGAAGCTGGAAGATTAATAGGAAATACAGCCCATAAATGGTATATGAAAGATAGTAATAGTTATATAAGCACAATATCTTCGATATCTAATCCTTTTTGTTCTGACTGCAATAGATTAAGGATTACTAGTGATGGTTTCGCACATACTTGTCTTTTTTCAAACAATGGTTCTGATTTAAAAAAATGGCTCAATCCTTCAATTAATGAAAAAGGCTTAGAAGAATTTCTTGAGACAATATGGCTAATAAGAGATGATAAATATAGTGAAAATAGATTTGATCAATCTGAAAACTCGAAACTACAAAAACCTCATCCTTCAATGTCGTATTTAGGAGGTTAA